From Alteromonas australica, one genomic window encodes:
- a CDS encoding efflux RND transporter permease subunit, with product MKFIPVEESKDYPWYTLFYRNGHLLILSLVILMVAGLSALSALPRLEDPRIDTRNALVITAYPGASAARVEALVSDVIEDELREIYEIKEVKSTSRAGISVINIETQDWIDNSSNEQLFSEIRDSINAVAETFPEGVAAPVFDEKRGATAFTLLLSLSAEYPENTPLTLVGRLAEELTDRLRNVNGTELVRIYGAPEEEISVSISPQKLAATGLTLQQVSRVIQAADPKLPAGVLDTKRNNLRFSVAEGLDGIATIAAIPLINQQGRYLRVDDIADVTRGYTTPRADIALVDGEEVIFVAARMQTSLRADVWTQNALAVVDQFNQDFKGTVTAHTTFEQNKYTGKRLADLSENLVMGCAVVMLVIFLFMGFRASWIVGLALPLCAAFALFSLNFYNEQIHQMSIFGMIIAIGLLIDNAIVITDEIRINLQDPALTRVGAMAKSVSHLFAPLLASTLTTVLGFMPIFLLNGNIGDFVGPIAISVVMALIGSLFISLTIIAALAARFLPKGAQSGSVAVKSWWQVGLQAPNLSHSFSLQLGRWIRQPWWVIPIVLVFCLSGFILSGTLANVFFPSADRDQFEVYLWTKDGSSITHTQAAAIEADAIIRQRSGVEQVSWLVGGSAPSVYYNQIMTRDNLPNFANAVVTTETVAHASQLIATLQSTLDEQMPNVQVVVRAFGQGPPIAAPVEVEIFGPDLEVLNELGQQVRYLISEVPGVSQSIASITIGEPELKVKADSDTLSYLGMSLSDLATQMQVNFSGLAGGSVLESTEEIPVKVRLSADFREDVSGLGAMPLPVENAQMWSTLSAISSLTLAPAISSITRQDGERVNRVQAFLLPGVPAVDASNALREKLAQQLSLPQGYRIHLAGDADEQQQALGQLGTYAPVLLVLMITTLILTFSSLRMAGVIALVAILSVGLGMFSLWLSGLPVGFNPLLGCAGLIGVAINGSIVVIAAINANPKAKQGDTREIVKETMGCSRHILSTTFTTVGGLVPLLLFSEGSFWPPLAVVLAGGVGFSVILSLVFTPTVVAAFQRYRYRVSR from the coding sequence ATGAAATTTATCCCTGTCGAAGAAAGTAAAGATTACCCCTGGTACACCCTGTTTTACCGTAATGGACACCTACTTATTTTAAGTTTGGTGATCCTCATGGTGGCAGGCCTCTCTGCATTGTCTGCGCTACCTCGACTAGAAGACCCAAGAATTGATACCCGCAATGCGCTCGTTATTACCGCTTATCCGGGCGCATCGGCGGCCCGAGTAGAGGCCTTGGTGAGCGACGTGATTGAAGATGAGTTACGGGAAATCTACGAAATTAAAGAGGTGAAATCTACGTCTCGTGCGGGTATCTCTGTTATCAATATTGAAACCCAAGATTGGATTGATAATAGCAGTAACGAACAGCTATTTAGCGAGATAAGAGACAGCATTAACGCCGTTGCAGAAACATTTCCTGAAGGGGTTGCTGCCCCAGTTTTTGATGAAAAGCGGGGCGCCACCGCGTTTACTCTATTACTCAGTCTTTCCGCTGAGTACCCTGAAAACACACCGCTCACATTGGTGGGTCGACTTGCAGAAGAACTCACCGATCGCCTGCGCAATGTTAACGGTACAGAACTGGTTCGCATTTATGGTGCGCCTGAGGAGGAAATTAGTGTCAGTATTTCTCCACAAAAGCTGGCGGCTACAGGGCTTACCCTGCAACAAGTGAGTCGTGTTATTCAAGCTGCTGATCCAAAGCTTCCTGCGGGGGTGTTAGATACAAAGCGCAATAACTTACGTTTTAGCGTGGCAGAAGGGTTGGATGGTATCGCCACTATTGCAGCCATCCCCCTCATTAACCAGCAAGGCCGTTATCTACGGGTGGACGATATAGCGGATGTCACGCGCGGCTATACCACCCCTCGTGCCGACATTGCCCTGGTTGACGGCGAGGAAGTCATATTTGTAGCAGCGCGTATGCAGACCTCCCTGAGGGCTGATGTGTGGACGCAAAACGCCCTTGCGGTGGTAGACCAATTCAATCAAGATTTTAAAGGTACGGTGACCGCACATACCACCTTCGAACAGAATAAATATACCGGAAAACGACTGGCTGATTTATCAGAAAATTTGGTGATGGGTTGTGCCGTGGTGATGCTGGTTATCTTTTTATTCATGGGGTTTAGAGCGTCGTGGATTGTGGGTCTAGCTTTACCCCTATGCGCCGCCTTCGCCTTGTTTTCGTTAAACTTCTATAACGAGCAAATTCATCAAATGTCGATTTTCGGCATGATTATCGCCATCGGATTATTAATAGACAATGCCATTGTCATTACAGATGAAATACGAATCAATCTGCAAGACCCAGCCCTTACCAGAGTAGGGGCTATGGCGAAAAGCGTGTCTCATTTATTTGCCCCTTTATTGGCCTCTACGTTGACCACAGTATTAGGCTTCATGCCGATATTCTTGCTTAACGGTAATATTGGAGATTTTGTTGGGCCCATTGCCATCAGCGTGGTCATGGCGTTAATTGGCTCGTTATTCATTTCATTAACTATCATTGCTGCACTTGCTGCGCGCTTTTTACCAAAAGGTGCACAGAGTGGCAGTGTTGCCGTGAAATCCTGGTGGCAAGTTGGCTTACAAGCCCCTAATTTGTCACACAGTTTTAGTCTGCAGCTAGGACGCTGGATTAGGCAGCCATGGTGGGTCATTCCTATCGTGCTGGTGTTTTGCCTTTCTGGCTTTATTTTGTCGGGTACATTGGCCAATGTGTTCTTTCCCAGTGCCGATAGAGACCAGTTTGAAGTGTACCTTTGGACCAAAGACGGCAGCAGTATTACTCATACCCAAGCGGCGGCTATAGAAGCAGATGCTATTATCCGCCAGCGCTCTGGTGTAGAGCAAGTTAGCTGGTTAGTGGGCGGGTCTGCTCCCTCGGTGTATTACAACCAAATTATGACTCGCGATAATTTGCCTAATTTCGCCAATGCCGTAGTAACCACTGAAACCGTTGCTCATGCTTCACAGCTTATTGCTACTTTACAATCAACGCTTGATGAACAAATGCCTAATGTACAAGTGGTCGTCAGGGCCTTTGGTCAAGGCCCCCCCATTGCCGCCCCTGTAGAAGTGGAAATATTTGGCCCCGATTTAGAGGTACTAAACGAACTGGGGCAGCAAGTACGCTATTTGATTTCTGAAGTGCCGGGCGTTTCCCAGTCGATTGCCAGTATTACCATTGGCGAGCCAGAACTCAAAGTAAAAGCCGACAGCGATACCTTGTCTTATTTAGGTATGTCGTTGTCCGATCTCGCCACTCAGATGCAAGTGAATTTTTCAGGTCTTGCGGGCGGCTCGGTGCTAGAAAGCACCGAAGAAATCCCCGTGAAAGTAAGGTTATCTGCCGATTTCAGAGAAGATGTGTCAGGCCTTGGTGCAATGCCCTTGCCCGTTGAAAATGCGCAAATGTGGTCCACGTTAAGTGCAATATCTTCGTTAACGTTAGCACCTGCCATTAGCAGTATCACGCGGCAGGACGGAGAAAGGGTTAATCGCGTACAAGCGTTTTTATTGCCTGGTGTTCCCGCCGTAGACGCCAGTAATGCCCTTAGGGAAAAGCTGGCTCAGCAATTATCCTTACCTCAAGGGTATCGTATCCATTTAGCCGGGGATGCCGATGAGCAGCAGCAAGCCTTAGGCCAGTTAGGAACCTATGCGCCCGTCCTGCTTGTGCTCATGATCACCACGCTTATTCTCACATTTAGTAGCTTACGTATGGCAGGTGTTATCGCGCTTGTGGCAATACTTTCAGTGGGTTTGGGTATGTTTAGCCTTTGGTTATCAGGTTTGCCCGTTGGTTTTAATCCGTTACTCGGGTGCGCCGGGCTTATTGGCGTTGCTATCAATGGCTCCATCGTGGTTATCGCCGCAATTAATGCAAACCCCAAAGCTAAACAGGGGGATACTCGGGAAATTGTTAAGGAAACCATGGGGTGTAGCCGACATATTTTATCAACTACATTCACCACCGTGGGCGGCTTGGTTCCACTATTACTATTCAGCGAAGGTAGCTTTTGGCCACCCCTGGCGGTCGTACTAGCGGGTGGGGTAGGCTTTTCTGTTATATTGTCTTTGGTTTTCACGCCTACTGTGGTGGCAGCATTTCAACGCTATCGTTATCGTGTTAGCCGTTAA
- a CDS encoding TetR/AcrR family transcriptional regulator — MTEPRRQGRPKSEEKRQDILRAASTLFLKEGFANTSMDSVAKASGVSKQTVYSHFSSKDSLFKAAIGSKCRSYQLDALQIEDDAKAQPMPKYLTKVGTQFIKLLQDPDAIALFRVIIAEGGNNPRAAELFYQAGPLATLDTLGAAFKRYGSPTLSTELAHKLAFDFCALLKGEFHTMLLCGLRQPMTDSEISAHVAPAVEKITTLFRAYCTK, encoded by the coding sequence GTGACAGAACCCCGTCGCCAAGGGCGTCCAAAGAGTGAAGAGAAGCGACAAGATATTCTTAGAGCCGCATCAACCCTCTTCCTGAAGGAAGGCTTTGCCAATACCTCCATGGATTCGGTAGCTAAAGCCTCTGGGGTGTCGAAACAAACGGTTTATTCTCACTTTTCCAGTAAAGATAGCCTTTTTAAAGCGGCAATTGGTTCTAAATGCCGCTCGTACCAACTCGATGCGTTGCAGATTGAAGACGACGCTAAAGCCCAACCTATGCCCAAGTATCTCACCAAGGTTGGCACGCAATTTATTAAACTTTTGCAAGACCCTGACGCTATAGCACTGTTTCGCGTCATTATTGCAGAGGGTGGAAATAACCCGCGTGCTGCCGAGCTGTTTTATCAAGCCGGTCCTTTAGCCACATTAGATACACTTGGCGCAGCTTTTAAGCGCTACGGCAGCCCTACTCTCAGCACTGAGTTAGCCCATAAGTTAGCCTTTGATTTTTGTGCATTGCTGAAAGGTGAATTTCACACCATGCTTTTATGTGGCCTTCGTCAACCCATGACAGATTCAGAAATTAGCGCTCATGTAGCGCCAGCAGTAGAAAAAATTACCACCCTGTTTAGGGCATATTGTACGAAATAA
- a CDS encoding efflux RND transporter periplasmic adaptor subunit — protein sequence MNSTSHYPIKGTLSLYSAIGLFALVLVMLMFAAGLNGAPQQASDAPATRVETDTLYIQEGFVTSVYVYGLVESPNASDLSFDSAGQVTAIFNEEGDWVEKGAVMATLDAERLRARQVELEASLARANADLALANMTLSRVKTLVDKKLISSQQLDEANASQASAQAQVEEINATLASLAVDSDKTRLLAPFSGTVSARYVDEGGVLAAGAPLFTLTSKQAYQIRLAVPADMLSIFALGEMVSVEFENGQLNGKVLQHLPIRNRQTRTIDVLVSVNADDGLRPGDMAKVRGEKRHAETGAWLPVGALSNGLRGLWRVFVVNPQTQTLEGRAVEVLYTNGERAFVRGAIRDQQQFVISGTHKLSPGQTVRVSSSSPITTGAGQ from the coding sequence ATGAATAGTACCTCTCACTACCCTATAAAAGGGACGCTATCGCTTTACTCTGCTATCGGGTTATTTGCCTTAGTATTAGTCATGTTAATGTTTGCAGCTGGCCTTAATGGTGCGCCTCAACAGGCCAGTGATGCTCCAGCTACCCGAGTTGAGACTGATACTCTCTATATTCAAGAAGGTTTTGTGACCTCTGTCTATGTGTACGGTCTCGTTGAGTCACCGAATGCATCAGATTTATCTTTTGATAGTGCAGGGCAAGTCACGGCTATTTTCAACGAGGAAGGTGATTGGGTTGAAAAAGGCGCGGTAATGGCCACCCTTGATGCTGAGCGTTTGCGAGCAAGGCAAGTTGAACTAGAAGCCTCATTAGCACGGGCAAATGCGGACTTAGCGCTTGCGAATATGACTTTGTCTCGGGTGAAAACCTTGGTGGATAAAAAGCTCATCTCTTCACAACAGCTCGATGAAGCTAATGCCTCTCAAGCATCCGCACAGGCGCAAGTTGAAGAAATCAACGCTACGCTAGCCAGCCTTGCCGTGGACAGTGACAAAACCCGATTGCTGGCTCCCTTCTCAGGTACTGTCAGTGCTCGCTATGTCGATGAGGGGGGTGTGCTGGCAGCAGGGGCTCCTCTGTTTACTTTAACCAGCAAACAGGCATATCAAATTCGCTTAGCCGTTCCCGCCGACATGCTGTCTATATTTGCGCTGGGTGAAATGGTCTCTGTTGAGTTTGAAAATGGTCAGTTAAATGGAAAGGTACTGCAACATCTCCCTATACGGAATCGACAAACCCGCACCATTGATGTTTTGGTCTCCGTGAACGCTGACGATGGCTTGCGGCCCGGTGATATGGCAAAAGTACGTGGCGAAAAAAGACATGCCGAAACTGGCGCTTGGCTGCCAGTGGGGGCGCTCAGTAACGGCTTGAGAGGTTTGTGGCGTGTTTTTGTGGTTAATCCACAAACGCAGACGTTAGAAGGGCGGGCTGTGGAAGTACTCTACACCAATGGAGAGCGAGCATTTGTGCGCGGCGCCATACGTGATCAGCAGCAATTTGTCATCAGTGGTACCCACAAATTATCGCCGGGGCAAACCGTGCGGGTGTCCTCTTCTTCGCCCATTACCACAGGTGCTGGGCAATGA
- a CDS encoding DUF2982 domain-containing protein yields MSGDNAEPIYIRAASKSNGITSIVIGLVGLFVSALWFVLLPSWLVLAGIFITSASLIALLIGYFKVREPEFSLEMTPEHIIYRHRLGRWQIDWDNLQRADCPKVRAGLTHVELETVGFKLKDYRNFLHSISPRLATHLLMEQRPLLLQNSEDNCATGSCYEQSMFDDKHFTLSDGTVLTGVKAMLANRMVELRRRLGFDVYIATSDIDRTPTEFAALIAQCQQARAQLKLETQSSINE; encoded by the coding sequence ATGTCTGGCGATAACGCTGAACCCATTTATATTCGTGCTGCGTCTAAAAGTAACGGCATTACCTCTATTGTCATTGGCTTGGTCGGGCTATTTGTTTCTGCACTTTGGTTTGTATTGTTGCCATCTTGGTTGGTATTGGCGGGTATCTTTATTACTAGCGCATCTTTAATCGCCCTGTTGATAGGCTACTTCAAAGTTCGTGAGCCCGAATTTAGTTTAGAGATGACTCCAGAGCATATTATTTATCGCCATAGATTAGGGCGTTGGCAAATCGATTGGGACAACCTGCAGCGGGCTGATTGCCCAAAGGTGAGAGCGGGTCTCACCCACGTAGAGTTAGAAACGGTGGGGTTTAAGCTTAAAGACTACCGCAATTTTTTGCATTCTATTTCGCCCCGGTTAGCCACCCACTTACTGATGGAGCAACGGCCTCTTTTATTGCAAAACTCAGAGGATAATTGCGCCACGGGCAGTTGTTATGAGCAGTCTATGTTCGACGACAAGCACTTTACGCTAAGTGACGGCACAGTCCTCACTGGGGTGAAAGCTATGCTGGCAAACCGCATGGTTGAACTTAGGCGTAGGCTTGGTTTTGATGTGTATATTGCCACGTCCGATATAGATCGCACCCCAACCGAATTTGCTGCGTTAATTGCACAGTGCCAGCAAGCACGTGCACAATTAAAGCTAGAGACACAATCATCTATCAATGAATAA